The following coding sequences lie in one Montipora foliosa isolate CH-2021 chromosome 11, ASM3666993v2, whole genome shotgun sequence genomic window:
- the LOC137975058 gene encoding ankyrin repeat domain-containing protein 49-like has product MSDVDSSDEERKAFAETPANNPEPNIVDFLPASIPHEDEQDTDARCNLSKIREEDLDQELSPSPNILLESCEKGMVDRVVEILELKASLINCKDEDGYSPLHRACYNGHLDVVGVLLERGADVRAVTEDGWQPLHCACRWGKTAVASLLLQNGADINAQTNGKQTALHFAASGVGGTTTLQLLLCNRWLDASVRNMQNETAYDIAYRSGKHYKLFEIVEDCINVK; this is encoded by the exons ATGTCAGACGTTGATTCTAGTGACGAGGAACGAAAGGCGTTTGCAGAAACTCCAGCTAACAACCCGGAACCAAATATAGTAGATTTCCTTCCTGCATCCATCCCACATGAAGATGAACAGGATACTGATGCAAGATGCAATCTGTCAAAAATAAGAGAAGAGGATTTAGATCAAGAACTTTCACCGTCACCTAATATTTTGCTCGAATCATGTGAAAAAGGAATGGTCGATCGCGTCGTGGAGATATTAGAGCTTAAAGCGTCACTCATCAACTGTAAAGATGAAGACGGATATTCACCCCTTCACAGAGCATGTTACAATGGACATTTGGATGTCGTGGGGGTTCTTTTGGAAAGAGGCGCAGATGTGAGAGCAGTCACAGAGGACGGATGGCAACCTTTACACTGCGCCTGCAGATGGG GAAAGACAGCTGTTGCCTCTTTGCTCTTACAAAATGGTGCTGATATTAATGCACAAACCAATGGCAAACAGACTGCTCTTCATTTTGCTGCCAGTGGAGTTGGAGGAACCACAACGTTACAGTTGCTTCTTTGTAACAGGTGGCTGGATGCCTCTGTGCGCAATATGCAAAATGAAACTGCGTATGACATAGCTTATCGTAGTGGAAAACATTACAAGCTGTTTGAAATTGTGGAGGATTGTATaaatgttaaataa